A stretch of the Myxosarcina sp. GI1 genome encodes the following:
- a CDS encoding O-antigen ligase, whose protein sequence is MAQTNRKALKLFELVFSVFALFHLSGAVTPLILTGGISEGDGFKVNDADLALNAQICLLIYLVSFVLLSLRWKRVIYYIAKNQIILLLVAIICLSYFWSVSPSETFKTVIYALGTTAFGLYLATRYSLEEQFNIFAYTFGLMTILSGLFAVALPQYGIMGGIHEGALRGVFTHKNQFGAIMVLGAVVFLLKAFKNEKMSWLYWLLLAFLIALVVLSNSTTSLGTLGVMLMLCLIYRIFRWRYEILISAILAATVFGFAALLFFAGFIESDSFFIALGKDATLSGRTYIWKYVWDEIQLRPWLGYGLAAFWNGLEGPSAYVQLAMTVEVIYAHNGFLDLCLSIGFVGLIVFLAGFFSTGYRSLALLRQTNTPEGLWPLLFLTYILLSNITEGTITTMNNSFWAIYIAISYSLIIARDNKYAIY, encoded by the coding sequence ATGGCTCAGACTAATAGAAAAGCTTTAAAGTTATTTGAATTAGTTTTTTCTGTTTTTGCTTTATTTCATTTATCAGGAGCAGTTACGCCATTAATTTTAACGGGTGGTATTAGCGAAGGAGACGGTTTTAAAGTAAACGATGCCGATCTAGCTTTGAATGCTCAAATTTGTCTGCTCATTTATTTAGTAAGTTTTGTATTGTTGTCACTGCGTTGGAAAAGAGTTATTTATTACATTGCTAAAAATCAAATAATTTTATTGCTTGTAGCCATTATATGTTTATCTTACTTTTGGTCGGTATCCCCATCAGAAACTTTTAAAACCGTAATTTATGCTCTTGGAACTACTGCTTTTGGGCTTTATCTAGCTACCAGATATTCTCTTGAAGAACAGTTTAATATTTTTGCTTACACTTTCGGGCTAATGACAATTCTCAGTGGTCTATTTGCAGTTGCATTACCTCAATATGGCATTATGGGCGGTATTCATGAAGGAGCATTGCGAGGTGTATTTACTCACAAAAACCAATTTGGGGCAATTATGGTGCTAGGCGCAGTTGTTTTTTTATTAAAAGCCTTCAAAAACGAAAAAATGAGTTGGCTTTACTGGCTGTTGCTGGCATTTCTTATTGCTTTGGTCGTTTTATCTAATTCGACGACTTCTTTAGGTACACTAGGCGTCATGTTGATGCTTTGTCTAATTTATCGTATCTTTCGTTGGCGATATGAAATACTAATTTCTGCTATATTGGCTGCTACTGTTTTTGGATTTGCTGCACTTTTGTTTTTTGCAGGTTTTATTGAATCCGATTCTTTTTTTATAGCACTTGGTAAAGACGCAACTCTATCTGGTCGTACTTATATCTGGAAGTATGTCTGGGATGAAATTCAGCTTCGTCCCTGGCTTGGGTATGGTTTAGCTGCTTTCTGGAATGGTTTGGAAGGTCCTTCTGCTTACGTTCAACTAGCAATGACGGTAGAAGTTATTTATGCTCATAACGGATTTTTAGATTTATGCCTTTCTATTGGATTTGTCGGCTTAATAGTATTTTTGGCAGGATTCTTTAGTACGGGATATAGATCTTTGGCTTTATTGCGCCAAACCAATACTCCAGAAGGCTTGTGGCCGCTACTGTTTTTAACTTATATTTTGTTATCCAATATTACCGAAGGAACTATTACTACAATGAACAACTCCTTTTGGGCTATCTATATAGCAATATCTTATTCCCTAATCATAGCTAGAGATAATAAATACGCTATATATTAA